The region aaaaaaaataaaatattgaaagttaataataataaaaatgaaaaagactCAGTCCTCTCTCTCATACTCGaccctctctctccctctttcacgcttcttcttctttcatcttcctccttcctccttccaTGGCTTCCATGGCTCCCTCAACCTCACCTCACCCCACAACCCCAAATCTCTCAGActcgttctctctctctctctctctctcgatctcgcTCTGGATCTCGAGCTCTCCTCTGGATCTcgccctctctctctctctcgatctcgcTCTCTCCTCTGGTTGGTTGGGTGGCGGTTGCAggtgggtgggggtgggtttgttGAGGAGAAGCTAAAGGAAGCTGAAGAGAGGGGTTCAACATAGAACGAAGGGAAGGAAAGCGGTGGAGATGGCGCGGTGGCAGCAACGAGCTCAGGTTGTGGGAGGTGAAAGGAAAAGTGATGGTATGGTGGAAAAGGTGTGGTGTGGTGGTGCGgatctgaagaaaaagaagaagattttgtaGGAAGCCcagaaattgattttgatggAAGGTGCGGatgagagagggagaagaagaacgaAAAGCAGGTGGTGGGTAATTTGTAGGAAGCCCAGAAATTGATTTTgtaggaaaattgattttgatttgaagTTTAAGCATTTCGATAATTTCTGGATTTGGGTAATTTTTTGGAATAGAGACAATCATGCATCTTCTTCCATGGGTTTTGTTGATTTTGTATGGTGGGAGAAGATGAgataatgaaaaaaaagaagaagagtaaTTAGATTTGTGTTTAATTGTTGTTATTGAGTAGAAGAATGAGAAATGAAGCTCTGTTTAGTCAACTAACGGAAACAGACGGAAGGGCTTGGATCGCACGTTTTAGAGACATCAGGgagcctgaccgctacgtttaaacacgggggccccgatcgctcatttttaaaagatcaggggcccaaaatggaattaagcctattaATAACCATATTTCATAGGCTAATTAATTACTTACCACTCATATCCATTATAACATACTGCAAACTTGTCTCCCCTGTAGCTTTAATTttatcttcctcttcatcaatccaccttGTGATCCTATGAGTAGTAAAAAAAGGTTTCTATCAAGTGTCCATTTCTTTTGCAAACCAGAGATTTTCCATGCAAGAGATCAAAAGCTCTAAATTTTCAAGTAGCTTACCTTTCTCTTAAGTAGCTTGCATTGGCAAAGTAAATTGGTGCATCAATCTCTAAAATTAGGATTCCAGGTACATGTTTTGCATTTGGATATTGCTCGACATTTCTGTATATCATAGAATTTGGAATGTTGCCCAAAACAAATGTCTTTGGCCTTGCAACAAACAAAAGTAGCCGAATTACAGATAGTGCAACCTGAATATACACATGAAAGCACATATTAGTTTCAGAAACCTTTCTAATAGACTCAAAAGTGAGTGACATAAAAAGTGGAAGTTCACGGAGGTTATACTGATACATACAGCTATAACTAAGCCAATCTCAACACTAGCAAAGACCACAGCAATATATGCACTCATACaaacaacaaaatcaaatttGTCAATCTTCCATAGATGGATTGCAGCTTGATAATCAATGAGGCCAAGCATTGCAGACACGATTATAGCTGATAGCACCACCAGAGGAGTGTAATAGAACAAGGGTGTCAGGAATAACAATGTCAACATGACTGCAATTGACATTACAATGTTGGATGTAGCAGTTTTGCATCCAGCATTATAGTTCACTGCTGAACGTGAAAATGGCCCTGAAACAATGAAAATTGTTATGCCACATGTGACAGTAGTTATTGTAAAATAGtaagttatatatattgtattgaATCAGGGGAAAACAAGAAAAGGGCTCTATAGAATTTAGATATTTCTACTAATAGTTAATGAAACATTTACCTGTTGTGAGATAGCAAGAGGTGAATGAACCAACTATGTTCATGGTCCCAATAGCTATCATTTCTTTATTGCCATCAACTTGATAATTTTTAAACATCGCAAAGCTTTTTCCCACTGCTATCCCTTCCTGAAATTTACCATCAATTTTTAGTTAACACTATTGATGTTATTCAAAGCTACATTGTCTAAATCATtgtcaaaggaagaaaaacataaCCGTATCATTAgactaaaaactaaaaaagcCACTTACCGCAAGTGCTATAATGCCAACTACAATGCCAGTTTTGATAGTAGTGCTCAGATAAGGAGACACAAATACCAAATCTGTGAGAGATGGTGGATTTAGCCCCTTCTTCAAATTTCCTATCTGAATGTATTCACAAATTAACACACATCAATAAAGAGTCATGACAGGATCATTATCCTTTTAATTATAGAAAACAAGAtcttaaaaataaacaaatcacTAGTGTAAAACTTGTTTTCAACTACAAAATCCGGTAAATAGATTAACCCATAACAGTTATAGCGTATTTGGTTCCATAGTGTAAAACTTCATAATCATTTTTGAAAGTAGTGTATCTCATGGAATTATTGTGCTTTGAAATGTGTTTCACCTCAAATTAAACTTTATTGTTAAACTTATCACTTGAAATACTCACCACTTGAACGCCATGGTTCTCAGCGTGAGTGAAATACACAAGCACACTTCCTAAGATAACAGACGTCAATGGCGCCATTGCTGACACCCAAAAGAACTTTGGTTGTTTTTTGCTCTGCATGTTAATGTCACAAACCACAATTACAGTCAATTTTTAGCTGACTAAGGAAACTTAACCAAACCTAGTGAGTAATGAATATCAGGTGTGTACATATGTAGAATGTAAATGATTTTGGTTTGAATTATCATTTGGCTTATTTTTCTTTGCCTAATTAACATTGTTGCTTGGAAAATAGAGTAAAGCATACACTATAAGAAATATAGAATGTAAATGGTTATattagattttaaaattaatgtcATATTTTATGCACATAAATATGGATTAGGTATTACTTACAAAGTATCTTGTGACaaggaggaagaaaatgaagcaaAAGCCCAACACAGCACTTTCCCACCTCCACTGCAATAagtaaattaaataagaaaactaAGTTATGCTGAGTCAAAAAGTAAGTATGAAAACATTACACATGAATCAAATAATTAGTTAAAGCTATAATTTTGGAGCTAGCTAGCTAGAAGGTGAAGATGACAAGGCTagctctatttaaatagattgTATTTCATTACATAAAAATATTTCAACTTGTACCTCATGAGTTTGGGTAAAAACAGAACGCATCACTGATACTATATCAGCCCCGTGAGTGAAATGCTCAAGGCCTAGAATCGATTTTAGCTGCTGCAGACAAACCACTGTGGCTGCTCCTCCCATGAATCCAACTATGGTTGAATGTGACAGAAAATCCACAATAAATCCTAACCTGCACTCATCATGTGTTGGCCATGATTAATTAATAGTTCTAATATAACATTAATATTTGAGGAAACTGTATTTATTTGATATGTTGATAACTattaggggttgtctaaataattGTTTATATCAGCTATCAAGGTCATATTATATTCTTGAGCCGTGATACACGAAAGCAATGGATAGACCAATCCGTCTTTAAGCAGATTCCAGAATATATTTGATTTAACATTTCAAGACAAAACTCCaacggaagagaaaacttcagCCAATACAGTGAACTGCAGTAGATTTTGTCTTGCTCcggatttttttctttctttatgttAAACACTACTATCTCCgtttttttattaacttttaatttaaaGGGAAAATTCAATTTATCTATCCACGGAGagttataaaataatattaataaatgcTTTTCCAAATAATGTCATTATGAGAATAATAAATGAAGAGAGATAAAACagattttaaataataaaaatggaaaacaaataatattttttctgaaagtttttttaaggaatatttttttttgaaagttaccAAAACTAATTTCATATCTTAATATGTACTatgtttcttatttttctaGATAGTTTATCTCTTCATTCCTTATTATAAATcactttttgtgaaaaaaatattgttcttaaatataagtcactttctaatatctatgAAGTATTAAATACCTTTTTTTCAAatttaccctcatatttaatatggaAGAGACAGTGAAATTTTGAAAAGTTCTAAACTTCGAGAAATAACTTCATGAGAAAATAAACAGATAACTAAAGTAGAGAGGAGTTTAATTAATTTGTAAGTTTTTAAATTAGGGTAATTAAGGAAAattgataatatttttttattgatacTAAAATTTTTTCACAAACTTATTAATACgctactttttatttttattttagagaattaattaaaaatgacttCTGTATAaatattctttcaaaaaaaatacttatGTATAAATATAAATGGAGTAATAAGGAACAAAGatagtattattaattaatgAGTACACTTCTTTGTTTGGGTCTTGACTAATTTGTATTCATATTCTTTTTAATATCATCTTTACTCATTTTTCTCATATTTCATCTATcacattttttatttctcttttttttttctttttatctcttacTTGTGAATATTTATTCTTTTTGTTAACATGTTAgtgttttaattattttataaaattgagaaaaaatgcacaAGAAAATTTATATACTTCTTCAAAAAGTTATGATCACTATAAAATATTCAGTTTCAAAAGTGTAAAGAAAAGTTTCTAGATTAGAAAGTGACTTTAGAGTATATATACTGGAAGTTGcacgtgcaatgcacgggtttcttaaaaaatatttaaagtatgAAATTATTTCTTAGAATTACATATATTAAGAAGTCTTTTGAAAACAATAGTAAAGAGTTTAACAAATTGTAGATACATTATATActacctccggtcctatttataataaataaaaaaaatcacatagtttaagaaatgtagttaaactagataaaatgcattaaatttgtcttaaattaaaataaacttccaaaattttcctttattattagtgttggaaagtgggaaagagagagaataattaatgagacatatttacaagttagaattaataagggcatcatattggaaaaaaataattagtatagctcaaactttcatttggttcttataaaaaagaccaagatttttcttctctttcatgcttataaataggaccggaggtagtacaatataaaaatatttatatattttaaaataaaaatattgttcTACTTGTAATTTCAGATCATGTGgctaatattaaaaatttctAGTTTAAAAAAATTGCTATAAAAAAACTGAGTTTATGATGGAGAAAATCAAGGAAacttgaatttaaaaaatatcatGTTGTTTGAATTTGAGAGATTTTCTTTAACATTTTGCTAGAGAGAATgtggaaataaaaaattgtaaaattgaGATAATTAAAAAGTGATGACGTTGCTGATTCTGAGAGTGAGTTTTTAGCTAGAATTCTTCTCTTATCAGAATGAGGTctctattttattatataacatGGTGGATATGATACATTGATAGTGAGATGTTACCTAAATAGACCCAATGCAGCCTGAAAGACTCCAGCAAAGAACGTAGCTGTGAAAGCTAGGTGGAGGAAAAGCTTTGGTTTCTCATTTGGATTCACCACATTCGCCAACATGGAACCCAACAGAAGAGATCCAACGGCCACAGTCCCCACTGCCAAGTCCCTTGAACTACCCATCATCGCATAAATCAACGGTGGTATAAAACTCGAAtctgaaaaaaacaaaaaaaacctaTTAGAAATTAGCTATGAAGCACTGACTCCGACACGAAACTGCGATACGACACGACACCTAATACGGCTAATCTTCAAAAAGTAGGACATTGAGACACTgcttatatacataaatatgtgTGTGCTGCGTGCGTGCTATGTGTGTgtagatatatagatatattgACATTCTCAAAGTTAATATAAGTTAGTCTCTTTACAAAGAAAACATGAAATCAATTTCCTAAACTCTATGTGACAATATATAGCATGTGATACGAGAATATTTTGTGTTTGGTTGATGATCTATATATAATTAAAGTACCCACATAGTCCAAGAATTGGAGGGAGGTTGGCGAGCTTGGCATAACTGATGCCTTGTGGAATGGCCAAGCTAGCGATGGTGATGCCTGCAATGAGGTCAGATTTCAAGAACTGAAAAGTGTAGTGAGGTCCCCATTCGAAGATGGGGAAGAAGTACTGAATTCCTAGCAATAATCTCTTTGACGTTGGTTGGTTCTTGAACTTCCTTAGAGGGTCATCAGGGAAGAATGTCTCCTTCAGAGAGTACTTCAGAGACTTGAAGAATGGCTGAGGAGGAGGAACCTCCACGCGGTGGTGCACGCGTTCCTCAGCGGAAGGGTACGCATAGTCTACGTTACCCATGATCTTCACTCCTCAGCAAGCTTACTAACAcacaactatatatatataagcacaCGATAATTAATATAGTGGTTAATGAAAATGTTTTAGCGACCGGCTAATagtttctggatccgtcactaaGGATAGTTGATAATAATGAAGAGGATGGTGATGATTGAGAATTGAGAAGAAGGGGATAAgatagaggaagaagaggagtaaTATGATTATTGAGGAGAGAATGGAGACTGGAGAGGACACATATATATGTGAGGATGGTGGTGAGATACTGTAGGTGTAATACATGTGGCTTTATATAATGGCATTAGGTGCGATTGGGAATAGTAATTGGTGGGgtttgtagttttttttagtGCGTTGTAAGGACCCACTTGAATCATACAAGGTCAGTGGGGGTGGCTGCCCAAACATGCCATTTATATTCTCTTATGGTATACAGGTATAGTATCTGTGAAATCTGGACTTCTCAAGAGGGATGAGCCCACCCACCCTACGAAAAAAATTGACAAGAATTCTGATACATTCAGACCAAGTTtatatttgatttcctttttatttattttcttttcttcttttatgaTGTTACTAtcatacacatatatatatatatatatggtataCAGGTATAGTATCTGTGAAATCTGGACTTCTCAAGAGGGATGAGCCCACCCACCCTATGAAAAAAATTGACAAGAATTCTGATACATTCAGACCAAGTTtatatttgatttcctttttatttattttcttttcttcttttatgaTGTTACTatcatacacacacacacatatatatatatatatatattacttcTTATCTTAATTATTGATATGAATTAAGGGtgcaaataattttttattaaaatggtAAAGTGATGAGTCTTATTATACGATATGACTATGTTATATATTTAGATGATCATGTgataattatttttgttttggatATATAATGatgtgaaattttttaaaacatcAGTTGAGTTCAATTTTGATGCGCTATGCCACTATCTATTAAAGAAGTTTTACATAAACATCTAATTATTTAATGTCACGTATTTAAAAATAGATATAATCTtcgcttaattgcacttttggtccttaaTTTTATCCTttctgcgaaaatcgtcccccaaCTAAGAAATTAGTAAAAAACATCCCAAAATTACTCTATGTTAACACATTTGGTCCCTTTAGTATTTTCCA is a window of Lotus japonicus ecotype B-129 chromosome 5, LjGifu_v1.2 DNA encoding:
- the LOC130718329 gene encoding sulfate transporter 3.1-like, giving the protein MGNVDYAYPSAEERVHHRVEVPPPQPFFKSLKYSLKETFFPDDPLRKFKNQPTSKRLLLGIQYFFPIFEWGPHYTFQFLKSDLIAGITIASLAIPQGISYAKLANLPPILGLYSSFIPPLIYAMMGSSRDLAVGTVAVGSLLLGSMLANVVNPNEKPKLFLHLAFTATFFAGVFQAALGLFRLGFIVDFLSHSTIVGFMGGAATVVCLQQLKSILGLEHFTHGADIVSVMRSVFTQTHEWRWESAVLGFCFIFFLLVTRYFSKKQPKFFWVSAMAPLTSVILGSVLVYFTHAENHGVQVIGNLKKGLNPPSLTDLVFVSPYLSTTIKTGIVVGIIALAEGIAVGKSFAMFKNYQVDGNKEMIAIGTMNIVGSFTSCYLTTGPFSRSAVNYNAGCKTATSNIVMSIAVMLTLLFLTPLFYYTPLVVLSAIIVSAMLGLIDYQAAIHLWKIDKFDFVVCMSAYIAVVFASVEIGLVIAVALSVIRLLLFVARPKTFVLGNIPNSMIYRNVEQYPNAKHVPGILILEIDAPIYFANASYLRERITRWIDEEEDKIKATGETSLQYVIMDMSAVGNIDTSGISMLEEVKKMVDRRGLQLVLVNPGCEVMKKLSKSNFQKDMGKWIYLTVEEAVAACNFILHESKMNPKKNESESWDNV